A DNA window from Pseudomonas sp. B21-056 contains the following coding sequences:
- a CDS encoding DUF6124 family protein, protein MIKETPNPPKPAPTFPYGDYAPEKLQEAADRALDHYLKPDDNESDPESSTQLFIVADSVDTEVLLANLSETLASANAMLSDLAFELAGSRRHVALGVVQMIELGALLADKALDRVEVRA, encoded by the coding sequence ATGATCAAAGAAACTCCAAATCCTCCAAAACCAGCACCCACTTTCCCCTACGGCGATTACGCCCCCGAAAAGCTGCAAGAAGCTGCTGATCGTGCGCTGGATCATTACCTCAAGCCTGACGACAACGAGTCAGACCCTGAATCCTCTACGCAGTTGTTCATTGTGGCGGACAGTGTCGACACTGAAGTTCTGCTAGCCAACCTCAGCGAAACCCTGGCCTCGGCCAATGCCATGCTGAGTGACCTGGCTTTCGAGCTGGCCGGCTCGCGGCGGCATGTGGCGTTGGGGGTGGTACAGATGATTGAGTTGGGGGCACTGTTGGCGGACAAGGCTTTGGACCGGGTAGAGGTTCGGGCCTGA
- a CDS encoding helix-turn-helix domain-containing protein, whose protein sequence is MNKHIGSDFDDFLAEQGIAEEVSAAALKRVISWQLAEVMKLQKVTKKALAERMHTSRTAVDRALDQNDAGMTLATLASAARALGQRVEVKLVPVREEAHA, encoded by the coding sequence ATGAACAAGCATATTGGATCTGATTTTGATGACTTCCTCGCCGAGCAAGGCATTGCTGAAGAGGTTTCCGCTGCTGCGCTCAAGCGTGTTATCTCCTGGCAGCTTGCCGAAGTAATGAAGCTCCAGAAAGTCACCAAAAAAGCCTTGGCAGAGCGGATGCACACCAGTCGCACCGCGGTTGATCGTGCGCTCGACCAGAACGATGCGGGAATGACACTGGCAACGCTTGCCAGCGCAGCGCGTGCGCTGGGCCAGCGAGTGGAAGTGAAATTGGTGCCGGTGCGGGAAGAAGCACACGCATAA
- the dapC gene encoding succinyldiaminopimelate transaminase: MNNALNQLQPYPFEKLRALLGSVTPNPDKRPIALSIGEPKHRSPSFVAEALAANLDQMAVYPTTLGIPALREAITGWCERRFSVPNGWLDPARHVLPVNGTREALFAFTQTVVNRGDDALVVSPNPFYQIYEGAAFLAGAKPHYLPCLDENGFNPDFDAVSADIWKRCQILFLCSPGNPTGALIPVDVLKKLIALADEHDFVIAADECYSELYFDEQTPPPGLLSACVELGRQDFKRCVVFHSLSKRSNLPGLRSGFVAGDADILKGFLLYRTYHGCAMPVQTQLASIAAWNDEEHVRANRTLYREKFDAVLEILSPVLDVQRPDGSFYLWPNVAGDDAAFCRDLFEQEHVTVVPGSYLSRDVDGVNPGAGRVRMALVAPLAECVEAAERIRAFIQRRG; this comes from the coding sequence ATGAACAACGCCCTGAACCAGTTGCAGCCCTACCCGTTCGAGAAGCTCCGCGCCCTGCTGGGCAGCGTCACGCCTAACCCGGACAAGCGGCCGATTGCCCTGTCCATCGGCGAACCCAAGCACCGCTCCCCCAGCTTCGTCGCCGAGGCCCTGGCCGCCAATCTGGATCAGATGGCTGTTTATCCAACCACACTGGGCATCCCGGCCTTGCGTGAAGCCATCACCGGCTGGTGCGAGCGACGCTTCAGCGTGCCGAACGGTTGGCTCGACCCGGCGCGCCATGTGCTGCCGGTCAATGGCACCCGGGAAGCGCTGTTCGCCTTCACCCAGACCGTGGTCAACCGTGGCGACGACGCGCTGGTGGTCAGCCCGAACCCTTTCTATCAAATCTATGAAGGCGCGGCGTTCCTGGCCGGGGCCAAGCCGCACTACCTGCCGTGCCTGGACGAGAACGGCTTCAACCCGGACTTCGACGCCGTCTCGGCGGACATCTGGAAACGCTGCCAGATCCTGTTCCTGTGCTCCCCTGGCAACCCGACCGGCGCCCTGATTCCGGTGGACGTGCTGAAGAAACTCATCGCCCTGGCCGACGAGCACGACTTCGTGATCGCCGCGGACGAGTGCTACAGCGAACTGTACTTCGACGAACAGACCCCGCCACCGGGCCTGCTCAGCGCTTGCGTCGAACTCGGCCGCCAGGACTTCAAGCGCTGCGTGGTGTTCCACAGCCTGTCCAAACGCTCCAACCTGCCAGGCCTGCGCTCCGGTTTCGTGGCCGGCGACGCGGACATCCTCAAGGGTTTCCTGCTATATCGCACCTATCACGGCTGCGCGATGCCGGTGCAGACCCAACTGGCGAGCATCGCCGCGTGGAACGACGAAGAACACGTACGGGCCAACCGGACGCTGTACCGGGAGAAGTTCGACGCCGTGCTGGAGATCCTCAGTCCGGTGCTGGACGTGCAACGCCCTGACGGCAGCTTCTATCTGTGGCCAAACGTGGCGGGCGATGATGCAGCGTTCTGCCGGGACCTGTTCGAACAGGAGCATGTGACCGTGGTGCCGGGTTCCTACCTGTCCCGTGACGTGGATGGGGTAAACCCAGGCGCCGGGCGCGTGCGCATGGCCTTGGTCGCACCACTGGCTGAGTGCGTGGAAGCGGCCGAGCGGATTCGGGCATTCATCCAGCGTCGCGGGTGA
- a CDS encoding [protein-PII] uridylyltransferase — translation MPQVDPELFDRGQFQAELALKASPISAFKKAIRQAHEVLDQRFRDGRDIRRLIEDRAWFVDNILHKAWEQFDWSLDADIALVAVGGYGRGELHPYSDIDLLILLDNADHEIFRDSIERFLTLLWDIGLEVGQSVRSVQECADEARADLTVVTNLMESRTIAGPERLRQRMLDVTSTAHMWPSKDFFLAKRAEQKARHHKYNDTEYNLEPNVKGSPGGLRDIQTILWVARRQYGTLNLRNLAGEGFLVESENALLASSQEFLWKVRYALHMLAGRSEDRLLFDHQRSIAGLLGFEGQDAKQAIENFMQQYYRVVMSIAQLSELIIQHFEEVILAPEDTAPPQPINARFQLHDGYIEARNANVFRRTPFAMLEIFVLMAQQPEIKGVRADTIRLLRENRHLIDDDFRNDIRNTSLFIELFKCKIGVHRNLRRMNRYGILGRYLPEFGFIVGQMQHDLFHIYTVDAHTLNLIKHLRKLQYTQVSEKFPLASKLMGKLPKPELIYMAGLYHDIGKGRQGDHSEVGAVDAEAFCQRHQLPVWDSRLIVWLVQNHLVMSTTAQRKDLSDPQVIHDFAQIVGDEIRLDYLYVLTVADINATNPSLWNSWRASLLRQLYTETKRALRRGLENPVDREEQIRRTQSAALDILVRGGTDPDDVEQLWSQLGDDYFLRHTAGDVAWHSDAILQQPADGGPLVLIKETTQREFEGGTQIFIYAPDQHDFFAVTVAAMDQLNLNIHDARIITSSSQFTLDTYIVLDTDGDSIGDNPMRVKQIRDGLTEALRNPADYPTIIQRRVPRQLKHFAFAPQVTIHNDAQRQITVLELSAPDRPGLLARVGHIFLEFDLSLQNAKIATLGERVEDVFFITDAHNQPLSDPLLCSRLQDAIVQHLSVNQEPDAHLTRINI, via the coding sequence ATGCCGCAGGTGGATCCCGAACTCTTCGACCGCGGCCAGTTCCAGGCTGAACTGGCCCTGAAGGCAAGCCCCATCTCGGCCTTCAAGAAGGCGATCCGCCAGGCCCACGAAGTACTCGACCAGCGCTTTCGCGATGGCCGGGACATCCGTCGGCTGATCGAGGACCGCGCCTGGTTCGTCGACAACATCCTGCACAAGGCCTGGGAGCAGTTCGACTGGAGCCTGGACGCCGACATCGCCCTGGTGGCGGTGGGCGGCTACGGGCGTGGCGAGCTGCACCCCTACTCCGACATCGACCTGCTGATCCTGCTGGACAATGCCGATCACGAGATCTTCCGCGACTCCATCGAGCGTTTCCTGACGCTGCTGTGGGACATTGGCCTGGAAGTCGGCCAGAGCGTGCGCTCGGTGCAGGAATGCGCCGATGAAGCCCGCGCTGACCTGACGGTGGTGACCAACCTGATGGAGAGTCGCACCATTGCCGGCCCCGAACGGCTGCGCCAGCGCATGCTCGACGTGACCAGCACGGCGCACATGTGGCCGAGCAAGGACTTCTTCCTGGCCAAGCGCGCCGAGCAGAAGGCCCGTCACCACAAGTACAACGACACCGAATACAACCTGGAACCCAACGTCAAGGGCTCACCCGGCGGGTTGCGGGACATCCAGACGATCCTGTGGGTTGCCCGCCGCCAGTACGGCACGCTGAACCTGCGCAACCTCGCCGGCGAGGGGTTCCTGGTGGAAAGCGAAAATGCCTTGCTGGCGTCTTCCCAGGAGTTCTTGTGGAAGGTCCGCTATGCCTTGCACATGCTCGCCGGGCGTTCCGAAGACCGCTTGCTGTTCGATCACCAGCGCTCCATCGCGGGCCTGCTGGGTTTCGAAGGCCAGGATGCCAAGCAGGCCATCGAAAACTTCATGCAGCAGTACTACCGGGTGGTGATGAGCATCGCCCAGCTCAGCGAACTGATCATCCAGCACTTCGAGGAAGTCATTCTCGCGCCGGAAGACACGGCGCCGCCGCAGCCGATCAACGCCCGGTTCCAGTTGCACGACGGGTACATCGAAGCACGCAATGCCAACGTGTTCCGCCGTACCCCCTTCGCCATGCTCGAGATCTTCGTGCTCATGGCCCAGCAGCCGGAAATCAAGGGTGTACGCGCCGATACCATCCGCCTGCTGCGGGAAAACCGTCACCTGATCGATGACGATTTCCGCAATGACATCCGCAACACCAGCCTGTTCATCGAGCTGTTCAAGTGCAAGATCGGCGTACACCGCAACCTGCGACGGATGAACCGCTACGGCATTCTCGGGCGCTACCTGCCGGAGTTCGGCTTTATCGTCGGGCAGATGCAGCACGACCTGTTCCACATCTATACCGTCGATGCCCACACCCTGAACCTGATCAAGCACCTGCGTAAGTTGCAATACACCCAGGTCTCGGAAAAATTCCCGTTGGCCAGCAAGCTCATGGGCAAGCTGCCCAAGCCTGAGCTGATCTACATGGCCGGGCTGTACCACGACATCGGCAAGGGTCGCCAGGGCGATCACTCGGAAGTCGGCGCAGTGGATGCCGAGGCGTTCTGCCAGCGGCACCAATTGCCGGTGTGGGACAGCCGGCTGATCGTCTGGCTGGTGCAGAACCACCTGGTCATGTCGACTACCGCCCAGCGCAAGGACTTGTCCGACCCGCAAGTGATCCATGACTTTGCCCAGATCGTCGGCGATGAAATCCGCCTGGATTATCTCTACGTGCTGACGGTGGCCGACATCAACGCCACCAACCCGAGCCTGTGGAACTCCTGGCGGGCCAGCCTGTTGCGCCAGCTTTACACCGAGACCAAGCGGGCTTTGCGTCGCGGCCTGGAAAATCCGGTGGACCGCGAGGAGCAGATCCGTCGTACCCAAAGCGCCGCCCTGGACATCCTGGTGCGCGGTGGCACCGACCCGGACGACGTCGAGCAGCTCTGGTCGCAATTGGGCGATGATTATTTCCTGCGCCACACTGCCGGCGACGTGGCCTGGCACAGCGACGCGATCCTGCAGCAACCGGCCGATGGCGGGCCGTTGGTGTTGATCAAGGAAACCACCCAGCGCGAGTTCGAGGGCGGCACGCAGATCTTCATCTACGCCCCGGACCAGCACGACTTCTTCGCCGTGACCGTGGCCGCGATGGACCAGCTCAACCTCAACATCCACGATGCTCGGATTATCACCTCCAGCAGCCAGTTCACCCTCGACACCTACATCGTGCTCGACACCGACGGCGATTCGATTGGCGACAACCCGATGCGGGTCAAGCAGATTCGCGACGGCCTCACCGAAGCCCTGCGCAACCCGGCGGATTACCCGACCATCATCCAGCGGCGGGTGCCACGCCAGCTCAAGCACTTCGCGTTCGCCCCGCAGGTGACGATCCACAACGATGCCCAGCGCCAGATCACCGTGCTGGAGCTCAGCGCCCCGGACCGTCCCGGGCTACTGGCGCGGGTCGGTCATATTTTCCTGGAGTTCGACCTGTCGTTGCAGAACGCCAAGATCGCCACCCTCGGCGAGCGGGTAGAAGACGTCTTCTTCATCACCGACGCCCATAACCAGCCGCTGTCCGACCCGCTGTTGTGCAGTCGCCTGCAGGACGCGATCGTCCAGCATTTGAGCGTCAACCAGGAACCCGATGCTCACCTGACACGCATCAACATCTGA
- the map gene encoding type I methionyl aminopeptidase has translation MTVTLKTPEDIAKMRVAGKLAAEVLEMIADYVKPGVTTEELDRICHDYIVNEQKAIPAPLNYKGFPKSICTSINHVVCHGIPNEKPLKDGDTLNIDVTVIKDGYHGDTSRMFHVGNVPEWAQRLSKVTQECMYMAIELVKPGCRLGDIGEVIQKHAQKNGFSVVREFCGHGIGKVFHEEPQILHYGRAGTGMELQAGMTFTIEPMINQGRADTKVLGDGWTAITKDRKLSAQWEHTLLVTETGYEIFTLRSDDTIARVSA, from the coding sequence ATGACCGTCACCCTCAAGACACCCGAGGACATCGCAAAAATGCGTGTCGCCGGCAAACTTGCCGCCGAAGTGCTGGAAATGATCGCCGATTACGTCAAGCCGGGCGTGACCACCGAAGAGCTGGACCGCATCTGCCATGACTACATCGTCAACGAGCAGAAAGCCATTCCCGCCCCGCTCAACTACAAAGGCTTCCCGAAGTCGATCTGCACCTCGATCAACCATGTGGTCTGCCACGGCATTCCCAACGAGAAACCGTTGAAGGATGGCGACACGCTGAACATCGACGTCACCGTGATCAAGGATGGCTATCACGGCGACACCAGCCGCATGTTCCATGTCGGCAACGTGCCGGAGTGGGCCCAGCGCCTGTCGAAAGTCACCCAGGAATGCATGTACATGGCCATCGAGCTGGTGAAGCCGGGCTGCCGCCTGGGGGATATCGGCGAAGTGATCCAGAAACACGCACAGAAGAATGGTTTTTCGGTGGTGCGTGAATTCTGCGGCCACGGCATTGGCAAGGTCTTCCACGAAGAACCGCAGATCCTGCACTACGGCCGTGCCGGCACCGGCATGGAGCTCCAGGCGGGCATGACCTTCACCATCGAACCGATGATCAACCAGGGGCGCGCCGACACCAAGGTGTTGGGCGACGGCTGGACCGCCATCACCAAGGACCGCAAGCTGTCGGCCCAGTGGGAGCACACCCTGCTGGTGACCGAGACCGGGTACGAGATCTTCACCCTGCGCAGCGATGACACCATTGCTCGCGTTTCCGCCTGA
- the rpsB gene encoding 30S ribosomal protein S2, with amino-acid sequence MSQVNMRDMLKAGVHFGHQTRYWNPKMGKYIFGARNKIHIINLEKTLPMFNEALTFVERLAQGKNKILFVGTKRSAGKIVAEEAARCGSPYVDHRWLGGMLTNFKTIRASIKRLRDLEVQSEDGTFAKLTKKEALMRSRDLEKLDRSLGGIKDMGGLPDALFVIDVDHERIAITEANKLGIPVIGVVDTNSSPEGVDYIIPGNDDAIRAIQLYMGSMADAVIRGRNNVQGGTEVFAEEAPAAAAE; translated from the coding sequence ATGTCCCAAGTCAACATGCGCGATATGCTGAAGGCCGGTGTGCACTTCGGTCACCAGACCCGTTACTGGAACCCGAAAATGGGTAAGTACATTTTCGGCGCGCGTAACAAGATCCACATCATCAACCTTGAAAAAACCCTGCCGATGTTCAACGAAGCACTGACCTTCGTAGAGCGCCTGGCCCAGGGCAAAAACAAGATTCTGTTCGTTGGCACCAAGCGTTCCGCCGGCAAGATCGTTGCTGAAGAAGCAGCACGTTGCGGTTCGCCGTACGTCGATCACCGCTGGTTGGGCGGCATGCTGACCAACTTCAAGACCATCCGCGCTTCCATCAAGCGTCTGCGTGATCTTGAAGTCCAGTCCGAAGACGGTACTTTCGCCAAGCTGACCAAGAAAGAAGCGCTGATGCGTTCTCGCGATCTTGAGAAGCTGGACCGCTCCCTGGGTGGTATCAAGGACATGGGCGGTCTGCCTGACGCGCTGTTCGTGATCGACGTTGACCACGAGCGCATCGCGATCACCGAAGCCAACAAGCTGGGTATCCCGGTCATCGGCGTTGTCGATACCAACAGCAGCCCGGAAGGCGTTGACTACATCATCCCAGGCAACGATGACGCCATCCGCGCCATCCAGCTGTACATGGGTTCGATGGCTGACGCTGTTATCCGTGGTCGCAACAACGTTCAAGGCGGCACCGAAGTCTTCGCTGAAGAAGCTCCGGCAGCAGCCGCTGAGTAA
- the tsf gene encoding translation elongation factor Ts, with the protein MAEITAALVKELRERTGEGMMDCKKALTKAGGDIEKAIDDMRASGAIKAAKKAGNVAAEGAIAVKDNGKAAVLLEVNSQTDFLALQDDFKAFVAASVEKAFADKLTDAAPLIEAQEQARLVLVGKTGENVNIRRLVRVEGDVVGTYLHGNKIGVAVVLKGGDTELAKDIAMHVAATNPEFLLPSDVSAEAIEREKGVFLQLNEEKLKGKPADIAEKMVAGRISKFLAEASLVEQAFVKNPEVKVGDLAKKAGAEIVSFTYFKVGDGIEKPVDNFAEEVAAQVAAASKQ; encoded by the coding sequence ATGGCAGAGATTACTGCAGCGTTGGTCAAAGAACTGCGCGAGCGTACTGGCGAAGGCATGATGGACTGCAAGAAAGCCTTGACCAAGGCTGGCGGCGACATCGAGAAAGCCATTGATGACATGCGTGCTTCGGGCGCCATCAAGGCTGCCAAGAAGGCTGGCAACGTTGCCGCTGAAGGCGCCATCGCCGTCAAGGACAACGGTAAAGCCGCTGTTCTGCTGGAAGTGAACTCCCAGACCGACTTCCTGGCTCTGCAGGACGACTTCAAGGCATTCGTCGCTGCCAGCGTCGAAAAAGCCTTCGCTGACAAACTGACCGACGCAGCTCCGCTGATCGAAGCTCAGGAACAAGCGCGCCTGGTTCTGGTTGGCAAGACCGGTGAGAACGTCAACATCCGTCGTCTGGTTCGCGTTGAAGGTGACGTCGTCGGTACTTACCTGCACGGCAACAAGATCGGCGTGGCTGTTGTCCTCAAGGGCGGCGACACCGAGCTGGCGAAAGACATCGCCATGCACGTGGCAGCGACCAACCCTGAATTCCTGCTGCCTTCGGACGTTTCGGCCGAAGCGATCGAGCGCGAAAAAGGCGTTTTCCTGCAACTGAACGAAGAGAAGCTCAAGGGCAAGCCAGCCGACATCGCCGAGAAGATGGTGGCTGGTCGTATCTCCAAGTTCCTGGCCGAAGCCAGCCTGGTTGAGCAGGCGTTCGTCAAGAACCCTGAAGTCAAGGTCGGTGACCTGGCGAAGAAAGCCGGTGCTGAAATCGTTTCCTTCACCTACTTCAAAGTAGGCGATGGCATCGAGAAGCCGGTCGACAACTTCGCTGAAGAAGTTGCCGCCCAGGTAGCTGCTGCCAGCAAGCAATAA
- the pyrH gene encoding UMP kinase: protein MAQQGSGYQARYKRILLKLSGEALMGSEEFGIDPKVLDRMALEVGQLVGIGVQVGLVIGGGNLFRGAALSAAGMDRVTGDHMGMLATVMNALAMRDALERANISAIVMSAISMVGVTDHYDRRKAMRHLNAKEVVIFAAGTGNPFFTTDSAACLRAIEIDADVVLKATKVDGVYTADPFKDPHAEKFDHLTYDEVLDRKLGVMDLTAICLCRDHKMPLRVFNMNKPGALLNIVHGGAEGTLIEEVQQ, encoded by the coding sequence ATGGCTCAGCAGGGCAGTGGTTATCAGGCTCGCTATAAACGCATTCTACTCAAGCTTAGCGGCGAGGCCCTGATGGGCTCCGAAGAGTTCGGGATCGATCCGAAAGTGCTGGATCGCATGGCCCTCGAAGTGGGTCAATTGGTCGGGATCGGCGTTCAGGTCGGCCTGGTCATCGGCGGCGGCAACCTGTTCCGTGGTGCAGCGCTGAGCGCGGCCGGCATGGATCGGGTCACAGGCGACCACATGGGCATGCTGGCCACTGTGATGAACGCCCTGGCTATGCGCGACGCGCTGGAGCGTGCCAATATCTCGGCCATCGTGATGTCGGCCATTTCCATGGTCGGCGTGACCGATCACTACGATCGCCGTAAAGCCATGCGCCACCTCAATGCCAAGGAAGTGGTTATTTTTGCCGCTGGTACCGGTAATCCGTTCTTTACCACGGATTCGGCGGCTTGCCTGCGAGCGATCGAGATCGATGCCGATGTCGTGCTCAAGGCGACCAAGGTCGATGGTGTCTACACCGCCGACCCGTTCAAGGACCCCCATGCCGAGAAGTTCGATCATCTGACCTACGATGAAGTGCTGGATCGCAAGCTGGGTGTGATGGATCTGACGGCTATCTGTCTGTGCCGTGACCACAAGATGCCGTTGCGTGTCTTCAACATGAACAAACCCGGCGCCCTGCTGAATATCGTGCATGGTGGCGCCGAAGGAACCCTGATCGAGGAAGTTCAACAATGA
- the frr gene encoding ribosome recycling factor: MINEIKKDAEQRMQKSLESLNHAFGQIRTGKAHPSILGSVMVPYYGADTPISSVANVTVKDSRTLQVVAFERNMLAAVDKAIQSAGLNLNPTNLGELLLISMPALTEETRKGFTKQARSAAEDARVAVRNIRRDALGELKKLAKDKEISEDEERRAAADIQKLTDRAEADIDAATKQKEADLMAV, encoded by the coding sequence ATGATCAACGAAATCAAGAAAGACGCTGAACAGCGCATGCAGAAGTCCCTGGAGTCGCTGAATCACGCGTTTGGCCAGATTCGTACCGGCAAAGCACACCCGAGCATCCTGGGTAGCGTGATGGTCCCTTACTACGGCGCCGATACTCCGATCAGTAGCGTTGCCAACGTTACCGTGAAGGATTCGCGGACCCTGCAAGTCGTCGCTTTCGAGCGCAACATGCTCGCGGCGGTTGACAAGGCTATCCAGAGCGCCGGCCTGAACCTCAACCCGACCAACCTGGGTGAGCTGCTGCTGATCTCCATGCCTGCCCTGACCGAAGAAACCCGCAAGGGCTTCACCAAGCAGGCGCGCAGCGCGGCCGAGGACGCTCGGGTCGCCGTGCGCAACATTCGGCGCGACGCCCTGGGCGAGTTGAAGAAACTGGCCAAGGACAAGGAAATCAGCGAAGACGAAGAGCGGCGCGCAGCGGCCGATATCCAGAAACTGACCGACAGGGCAGAGGCTGACATCGATGCGGCGACCAAGCAAAAAGAAGCGGACCTGATGGCCGTATAA
- the uppS gene encoding polyprenyl diphosphate synthase — protein sequence MDKTKQAVSFAVPRHVAIIMDGNNRWAKKRFMPGVAGHKAGVDAVRAVIEVCAEAGVEVLTLFAFSSENWQRPADEVSALMELFLKALRREAKRLNENSISLRIIGDRSRFHPELQAAMREAEAATAGADRFVLQIAANYGGQWDIAQAAQRLAREVQAGHLRPEDITPELLQTCLATGDLPLPDLCIRTGGEHRISNFLLWQLAYAELYFSDLFWPDFKHEAMRVALADFASRQRRFGKTSEQIEAGARV from the coding sequence ATGGATAAGACCAAGCAGGCCGTGTCGTTCGCGGTGCCGCGCCACGTAGCGATCATCATGGACGGCAACAACCGCTGGGCCAAGAAGCGCTTCATGCCCGGTGTCGCCGGGCATAAGGCGGGGGTCGATGCGGTTCGCGCGGTCATCGAGGTGTGCGCCGAGGCTGGCGTCGAGGTGCTGACCCTGTTCGCGTTCTCCAGCGAAAACTGGCAGCGTCCGGCCGACGAGGTCAGCGCCTTGATGGAGTTGTTCCTCAAGGCCTTGCGTCGTGAGGCCAAGCGCCTCAACGAGAACAGCATCAGCCTGCGCATTATTGGTGATCGCTCGCGCTTTCATCCGGAGTTGCAGGCCGCGATGCGCGAGGCCGAGGCCGCGACGGCCGGCGCCGACCGGTTTGTCCTGCAGATCGCCGCCAACTATGGCGGTCAGTGGGACATTGCCCAGGCAGCCCAGCGGCTGGCGCGGGAAGTCCAGGCCGGGCACTTGCGGCCGGAGGACATCACGCCCGAACTGCTGCAGACCTGTCTGGCGACGGGTGACCTGCCGCTGCCGGACCTGTGTATCCGCACCGGTGGCGAACATCGCATCAGCAATTTTCTCCTTTGGCAGCTGGCTTACGCCGAGCTGTACTTCTCCGACCTGTTCTGGCCGGACTTCAAACACGAAGCCATGCGCGTTGCGCTGGCCGATTTCGCTTCCCGTCAGCGTCGCTTCGGTAAAACAAGCGAGCAGATCGAAGCTGGAGCCCGGGTTTAA
- a CDS encoding phosphatidate cytidylyltransferase produces the protein MLKQRIITALILLPIALCGFFLLDGAGFALFIGLVVTLGAWEWARLAGFAEQSARVIYAAVVAAMLFVMYVVPGIAPWVLGASVLWWATATFLVLTYPRTTHHWANAATKLMIGLLILLPAWQGLIWIKQGPLGNWQIMAVMVLVWGADVGAYFSGKAFGKRKLAPKVSPGKSWEGVYGGLVLSLVITAVVGVMREWTAGQLLIGLFGAALIVFVSVVGDLTESMFKRQSGIKDSSNLLPGHGGVLDRIDSLTAAVPIFAVLLWMAAS, from the coding sequence ATGCTCAAACAACGAATCATCACCGCTCTGATCCTGTTGCCCATCGCCCTGTGTGGGTTCTTCCTGCTGGACGGTGCCGGCTTTGCGCTGTTCATCGGGCTGGTCGTGACGCTGGGGGCATGGGAGTGGGCACGGCTGGCCGGTTTTGCCGAGCAATCGGCCCGTGTGATCTACGCCGCCGTCGTGGCGGCCATGCTGTTCGTCATGTATGTGGTCCCTGGCATTGCGCCCTGGGTGCTGGGCGCTTCGGTGCTGTGGTGGGCAACTGCAACGTTCCTGGTGTTGACCTACCCCCGCACGACCCATCACTGGGCCAATGCGGCGACCAAGTTGATGATCGGCCTGTTGATTCTGCTGCCGGCCTGGCAAGGGCTTATCTGGATCAAGCAAGGCCCGCTGGGCAACTGGCAGATCATGGCCGTGATGGTGCTGGTCTGGGGCGCCGACGTCGGGGCCTACTTCTCCGGCAAGGCGTTCGGCAAGCGCAAGCTCGCGCCTAAAGTCAGTCCTGGCAAGAGCTGGGAAGGGGTCTACGGTGGCCTGGTCCTGAGCCTGGTGATTACGGCGGTAGTCGGTGTCATGCGGGAATGGACGGCTGGTCAGTTGCTGATCGGCCTGTTTGGCGCCGCGCTGATTGTCTTCGTCTCGGTGGTCGGGGACCTGACCGAAAGCATGTTCAAGCGCCAGTCCGGGATCAAGGACAGCAGTAACCTCCTGCCTGGCCATGGCGGCGTACTGGATCGTATCGACAGCCTTACCGCCGCGGTCCCGATCTTCGCTGTGCTGCTGTGGATGGCGGCATCGTGA